ATCATGAAGATCGATCATCAAGTCACCGCCGAGAGTCTGCGCCCGAAACTCAGTCGGTTCTGGCAGCTTTCCGGGCAGAAGATCGAGGCGATTTCAAGCGACTACGATGCATCCCAAGGTTCGCCCGTCTTTACCGTGAACGGTTGCTACTCCACGCGTGGGTGGACCGAATGGACTCAGGGATTCCAGTATGGCAGCGAAATTTTGCAGTTTGATGCAACCGGAGATAAGGCGATGCTCGAGCGTGGCCGGACCAACACGCTTGAGAAGATGGCCCCCCATGTCACCCATTTCGGTGTCCACGATCACGGCTTCAATAACGTCAGCACCTACGGCAATTTGCTGAGATTGATGCACGAAGGTCGGATCGATCCGAATGACTGGGAACGGCGTTTTTACGAGTTGGCGATTATGGCGTCCGGCGCGGTCCAAGCCAAACGTTGGACCTCGCTCCCCAGCGGCGGGTACATCTATTCTTTTAATGGCCCGCATTCTCTTTTCGCCGACACCGTTCGCTCATTGCGGGCGTTGGCCTATTCTCACCAACTCGGTCATTCGCTGATGGATGAGAATGATTGCAACATCAGTTTGTTGCAGCGATTGGTCGAGCACGCGAAAACCACGGCCGATTATTCGGTCTATTACGGGGAGGGACGAGATGCCTATGACGAGTGGGGCCGAACGGCACACGAGAGCATCTTTAACCTCAACGACGGCAACTTTCGGTGTCCGAATTCGCAGCAAGGTTTTTCACCGTTTACGACTTGGACGCGTGGGTTGGCGTGGATCATGGTTGGGTTCCCAGAGCAGCTGCAATTCTTGGGCACCCTCGACGATGCCGAACTTGAACCGCTTGGCGGACGAGAAGCCATCGAAGCCTTTATGTTGAAGGCGGCAACAGCGACGTGTGATTTCTACATCGAAAACTCGGCCGCCGATGGCATTCCGTATTGGGACACGGGGGCTCCGAAGTTATACCAACTAGGGCCTGACTACTTGGAACGGCCTGCGGACCCGTTCAATGCGTCGGAACCCGTCGACAGTTCCGCCGCAGCGATCGGTTGCCAGGGACTGTTGCGTTTAGGGGCCTATTTGGCTCGTCGCGGCGACAAAGACGCTGGTACGAGGTACACCCAGGCGGGATTGACGGTGATGGACACATTGCTTGAGGAGCCGTACCTCAGCACCGAAGCATCGCATCAAGGTTTGATTTTGCATTCCGTCTACCATCGCCCCAACGGCTGGGACAACGTTCCCTCGGGACAAACGGTCCCCTGTGGCGAAAGCAGCATGTGGGGCGACTACCACGCTCGCGAAGCCGCTTTGTACGTCCAACGCATGGCGGACGGTCCGCGTGAGTACCGCTTTTATCTGTAGGGACGCGAATCCGTTATCTTTCGCCCTAGGGCCAGACGATTGGGATGTGCGAAAGGCATTCAGATTGTCATCTTGACAGAACGATCTCACAAAGGAGCATCCATTGAATACGAAACGTGTCGCATTGGTCACCGGCGGCAGCCGAGGGATTGGATTCGGCGTTGCCACTCGGCTTGCGCAAGAAGGGTTTGACCTGGTTGTCTGTGGTGTACGAGACGCGGCGGCGGTGACCGAGACGCTCGGTGAACTTCGCTCGCTCACATCCGACGTGCTGTATTGCCAATGTGATGTTGGTTCGGCGAAGGATCGCGACAAGATGATCGATGCGGTGAAGGGCCACTTTGGGCGTTTGGATGTGCTGGTGAACAACGCAGGGGTTGCTCCGCGGCAACGACTTGATGTGCTGGAGGCCAGCGAAGAAGACTTTGAGTGGGTGCTCAAGACCAATTTGCAGGGTCCCTACTTTTTGACGCAGCAGGTTGCACGTTGGATGATCGAGCAACAGGCGGCCGATTCGGCCACCCAGCGATGCATCGTGAACGTCTCGTCGATTTCGGCAACCGTGGCCTCGCCGAGTCGTGGCGAGTATTGTGTTTCGAAAGCTGGGGTGAGCATGGCAACGCAGCTTTGGGCGGTTCGCTTGGCGGAATACGGGATCCCTGTCTTCGAAGTCCGTCCAGGCATCACGGCAACCGATATGACCAGTGGTGTCAAGGAAAAATACGACAAACTGATCGCCGAGGGTCTTGTCCCGCAAAACCGATGGGGCGAACCGTCCGACACCGGCCGAGTCGTCGCCGCGATGGCCCGTGGCGACTTCGCCTACTCGACCGGCCAAGTCGTGATGGTTGATGGTGGGATGACGCTTGCCAGACTTTAGAACCTATCCGAAAAGGGGTCTGACCCTTTGTCGACCGACGTTTCGACTGCTCAAAAACTCGTTGTTTTCCAATGGAGTTCGCTACCGATACGCTCATACCAAGAGAGGGTCAGACCCCTTTTCGGATAGGTTCTTAGTTTGACGCTTTCATCACGAAGCCACCGAGAGGTCGGTCCGGTCTAAAGTTCCGGCAACTCGTAACCTTTGCGACGGGGACGCGTGACGTACCACGACTTGTTGGCTTCGTCGCAATTCGTGAATTGTTCCGTTTCGGGATCCCAGCTGAGTGGCTCGCCGACCCGTCCCACTTCGCGAGCGATATTGACCAAGTAGCAAAGCGTGGTCGATCGCAAACCGATCTCAATGTCCGCATTGCATCGTTCGCGTGTTTTGATGCAATCGACCCAATTTTCGATGTGGTACTGGGTTTCGGGTTTGTCGATCGGCCCGGGGTTGTCGGCTGACTTCAGCAATTCCTTATTGCTTGCGGCAATTTTGTTTCGGTTGATCTCAAGCTTGCCGTCTTGCCCGACAAAGATCGCTCCAAGACCAGGGCCCCAGTCGCCATCCAGGTGTAATTTGAGTTCGGTGCCGTTGTCGTACCGCATGGTCATCTTGGCGCGAGGCCCTTCGACGGGGTTGGCCAATCGGATCAAGTAATCGAGTCGTGTTTCGTCGACTTCCGTTACCGTTTCAAACTTGCCACATGCGCGATCCGTGACCGGTTCTTCAAGGATGATCGTGGTGGGCCCCGTTAAATCGGTTCCCAGTGCTCGTTGGATTTGATCGTACGAATGGGTGCCCCATCCCGTCACGCCATAGCAC
This is a stretch of genomic DNA from Novipirellula artificiosorum. It encodes these proteins:
- a CDS encoding 3-ketoacyl-ACP reductase, which gives rise to MNTKRVALVTGGSRGIGFGVATRLAQEGFDLVVCGVRDAAAVTETLGELRSLTSDVLYCQCDVGSAKDRDKMIDAVKGHFGRLDVLVNNAGVAPRQRLDVLEASEEDFEWVLKTNLQGPYFLTQQVARWMIEQQAADSATQRCIVNVSSISATVASPSRGEYCVSKAGVSMATQLWAVRLAEYGIPVFEVRPGITATDMTSGVKEKYDKLIAEGLVPQNRWGEPSDTGRVVAAMARGDFAYSTGQVVMVDGGMTLARL
- a CDS encoding glycosyl hydrolase, producing MKIDHQVTAESLRPKLSRFWQLSGQKIEAISSDYDASQGSPVFTVNGCYSTRGWTEWTQGFQYGSEILQFDATGDKAMLERGRTNTLEKMAPHVTHFGVHDHGFNNVSTYGNLLRLMHEGRIDPNDWERRFYELAIMASGAVQAKRWTSLPSGGYIYSFNGPHSLFADTVRSLRALAYSHQLGHSLMDENDCNISLLQRLVEHAKTTADYSVYYGEGRDAYDEWGRTAHESIFNLNDGNFRCPNSQQGFSPFTTWTRGLAWIMVGFPEQLQFLGTLDDAELEPLGGREAIEAFMLKAATATCDFYIENSAADGIPYWDTGAPKLYQLGPDYLERPADPFNASEPVDSSAAAIGCQGLLRLGAYLARRGDKDAGTRYTQAGLTVMDTLLEEPYLSTEASHQGLILHSVYHRPNGWDNVPSGQTVPCGESSMWGDYHAREAALYVQRMADGPREYRFYL